From Lujinxingia litoralis, the proteins below share one genomic window:
- a CDS encoding mevalonate kinase family protein has translation MTTAVRAPSKLFLFGEYAVLAGGRSLVVATERAVQASLHPEQTSYRVEGAALSSALALPRAALAALGRPDDASTLARLRLDVRELYERNQKLGLGSSAASTVAIIKALAPELTPAQTFEIAHRAHRNLQGGKGSGADVAASAFGGTLSYRLTRAQLPDPGAHLSVAPRDGEHLIADAAILAGLTLPDDLGLIAVWTGAPASSVSFIRGLNAALAHNLPLIAATLKSIATQAERALDATLNNDTHRWLDAFQQADHAMETLGAHCDLPIITPAHRALREQALNLGAYAKPSGAGGGDFSLVAWHREQATPRALFQDRITLALNE, from the coding sequence ATGACCACCGCCGTACGCGCCCCCAGCAAACTCTTTCTCTTTGGCGAGTACGCCGTACTGGCCGGTGGCCGTAGCCTGGTGGTGGCCACCGAGCGGGCCGTACAGGCCAGCCTCCACCCCGAACAGACCTCCTACCGGGTTGAGGGCGCCGCGCTCTCATCGGCGCTCGCCCTGCCTCGCGCCGCGCTGGCCGCCCTGGGGCGGCCGGACGATGCATCGACCCTCGCACGGCTTCGCCTGGACGTCCGCGAGCTCTACGAACGCAACCAGAAACTCGGCCTGGGCTCCTCGGCCGCCTCCACCGTCGCCATCATCAAAGCGCTGGCCCCGGAACTCACACCGGCCCAGACCTTCGAGATCGCCCACCGCGCCCATCGCAATCTCCAGGGCGGCAAAGGCAGCGGCGCCGATGTCGCCGCCAGCGCCTTCGGCGGCACGCTGAGCTATCGCCTGACCCGAGCACAACTTCCGGACCCGGGTGCCCATCTGAGCGTCGCGCCCCGCGATGGCGAACACCTCATCGCCGACGCCGCGATCCTCGCCGGCCTCACCTTGCCCGACGACCTCGGCCTGATCGCCGTCTGGACCGGCGCGCCGGCATCCTCCGTCTCGTTTATCCGTGGCCTCAATGCGGCACTGGCGCACAACCTCCCCCTCATTGCCGCCACCCTCAAAAGCATCGCCACCCAGGCTGAGCGCGCACTCGACGCGACTCTGAACAACGACACCCACCGGTGGCTCGACGCCTTTCAGCAAGCCGACCACGCGATGGAAACCCTCGGCGCGCACTGCGACCTGCCCATTATCACCCCGGCCCACCGCGCCCTCCGCGAGCAGGCCCTGAACCTCGGCGCGTATGCCAAACCCTCAGGCGCTGGCGGCGGCGATTTTTCGCTCGTGGCCTGGCACCGAGAGCAGGCCACGCCGAGGGCTCTCTTCCAGGATCGCATCACGCTGGCGTTGAACGAATGA
- a CDS encoding succinate dehydrogenase cytochrome b subunit, translating into MIPLKKALNSSIGRKFVMSISGIALVLFVIVHLLGNLTLYVPDGGEAFNIYASKFAALGPFLYVIELGLLGVIALHITWGVTTTLRNKGARANNYETGVVTKGGPSNLNPASRNMIITGVVLGIFLVVHLWHFRIQKMFTDATMTIDGKAYGDLYGLVATEFQNPLWVAFYVIAMLFLGFHLRHGFWSAFQSLGAMKPQWSKGIYALGLTIAVVLAAGFLGIPVFLYMFGG; encoded by the coding sequence ATGATACCATTGAAGAAGGCCCTGAATTCGTCGATCGGGCGCAAGTTCGTGATGTCCATTTCGGGCATCGCGCTTGTGCTCTTTGTGATCGTGCACTTGCTTGGAAACCTCACGCTCTATGTGCCCGACGGTGGGGAGGCGTTTAACATCTACGCCTCGAAGTTCGCCGCGCTCGGGCCCTTTTTGTATGTGATTGAGCTGGGGCTTCTGGGTGTGATCGCGTTGCACATCACCTGGGGGGTAACCACCACGCTTCGTAATAAGGGCGCCCGCGCCAATAACTACGAAACGGGAGTGGTGACCAAGGGCGGGCCCAGCAATCTGAACCCGGCCTCCCGCAACATGATCATCACCGGGGTGGTCCTGGGCATCTTTTTGGTGGTGCACCTGTGGCACTTCCGAATTCAGAAGATGTTTACCGACGCCACGATGACCATCGACGGCAAAGCGTACGGGGACCTCTACGGCCTTGTGGCCACAGAGTTCCAGAACCCGCTCTGGGTGGCGTTTTACGTCATCGCGATGCTCTTTTTGGGCTTTCACCTGCGCCACGGGTTCTGGAGTGCGTTCCAGTCTCTGGGGGCGATGAAGCCGCAGTGGTCCAAGGGGATCTACGCGCTGGGGCTGACGATCGCGGTGGTGCTGGCGGCGGGCTTCCTGGGGATTCCGGTCTTTCTGTACATGTTTGGAGGTTGA
- a CDS encoding fumarate reductase/succinate dehydrogenase flavoprotein subunit, whose translation MTTLDSRVPEGPLAEKWSKRLHEMKLVAPNNKRKQKIIVVGTGLAGASAAASLGELGYHVDAFCITDSPRRAHSIAAQGGINAAKNYPNDGDSVWRLFYDTIKGGDFRSREANVHRLAEVSNSIIDQAVAQGVPFAREYGGELANRSFGGAQVSRTFYARGQTGQQLLLGAYQALMRQVDSGSVTMYPRREMLDLVVIDGKARGIITRNLITGELERHQADAVVLCTGGYGRVYFLSTNAFNSNGTAAWRCYKRGAHFANPCYVQIHPTCIPQSGDYQSKLTLMSESLRNDGRVWVPKDKADVKTPPNEIPEEKRDYYLERKYPSFGNLVPRDVASRNAKYVCDEGRGVGATGRAVYLDFRDAIKNQGRDAIADKYGNLFHMYEKITGENPYEAPMRIYPAVHYTMGGLWVDYELMSTIPGLFVAGEANFSDHGANRLGASALMQGLADGYFVVPFSVGNYLANHKVEPVSTDHAAFEQTEEEVTAYIQKMLEVGKKGNRTVIEIYRDLGEIMYDQVGMSRTPEGLKEAIGKIQKLREEFWTNVKIPGSGDEFNKMLEVAGRLADFLELAELMAKDALNRDESCGGHFREDHQTPEGEAKRDDENFCYVAAWAYKGGDAAPELIKESLEFENVELSTRSYK comes from the coding sequence ATGACGACGCTAGACTCACGAGTTCCCGAAGGGCCCCTGGCCGAGAAGTGGAGCAAGCGCCTGCACGAGATGAAGCTCGTGGCGCCGAACAACAAGCGTAAGCAGAAGATCATCGTGGTCGGCACCGGTCTGGCCGGGGCGTCGGCAGCGGCCTCCCTTGGCGAGCTCGGCTACCATGTGGACGCCTTCTGCATCACCGACTCGCCGCGTCGCGCGCACTCCATCGCGGCGCAGGGAGGGATCAACGCCGCCAAAAACTACCCCAACGATGGGGACAGCGTCTGGCGACTCTTCTACGACACGATCAAGGGTGGCGACTTCCGCAGTCGTGAGGCCAACGTTCACCGTCTGGCCGAAGTCAGCAACAGCATCATCGACCAGGCCGTGGCGCAGGGCGTGCCCTTTGCCCGCGAGTACGGCGGAGAGCTGGCCAACCGCTCCTTCGGGGGCGCGCAGGTCTCGCGTACCTTTTATGCGCGCGGTCAGACCGGTCAGCAGCTTCTGCTGGGGGCCTACCAGGCGCTGATGCGGCAGGTCGACTCGGGTTCGGTGACGATGTACCCGCGCCGCGAGATGCTTGACCTGGTGGTGATCGACGGCAAAGCCCGTGGGATCATCACGCGTAACCTGATCACTGGCGAGCTGGAGCGTCACCAGGCCGACGCCGTGGTGCTGTGCACCGGGGGTTACGGGCGCGTCTACTTCCTGTCGACCAACGCCTTTAACTCCAACGGTACGGCGGCCTGGCGCTGCTACAAGCGCGGCGCGCACTTTGCCAACCCCTGCTACGTGCAGATTCACCCGACCTGCATTCCGCAGTCGGGCGACTACCAGTCGAAGCTCACGCTGATGAGCGAGAGTCTGCGCAACGACGGGCGCGTCTGGGTTCCCAAAGATAAGGCGGATGTGAAGACGCCGCCCAACGAGATCCCGGAAGAGAAGCGCGACTATTATCTGGAGCGCAAGTACCCGAGCTTCGGCAACCTGGTGCCGCGCGACGTGGCCTCGCGAAACGCCAAGTACGTCTGCGATGAAGGGCGGGGCGTGGGCGCGACGGGACGCGCGGTTTACCTGGATTTCCGCGACGCGATCAAGAATCAGGGCCGCGATGCCATCGCCGATAAGTACGGTAACCTCTTCCATATGTATGAGAAGATCACCGGCGAAAACCCCTACGAAGCGCCGATGCGCATTTACCCGGCGGTCCACTACACCATGGGTGGTCTGTGGGTGGATTACGAGCTGATGAGTACCATCCCGGGGCTCTTCGTGGCCGGGGAGGCCAACTTCTCAGATCACGGTGCCAACCGCCTGGGCGCCAGCGCCCTGATGCAGGGGCTGGCCGACGGCTACTTCGTGGTGCCCTTCTCGGTGGGGAACTACCTGGCCAACCACAAGGTGGAGCCGGTCAGCACCGATCACGCCGCGTTTGAGCAGACCGAAGAAGAGGTCACGGCGTACATCCAGAAGATGCTGGAGGTGGGTAAGAAGGGCAATCGCACGGTCATCGAGATCTACCGGGACCTTGGCGAAATCATGTACGACCAGGTCGGCATGAGCCGTACTCCGGAAGGGCTTAAAGAGGCCATCGGCAAGATTCAGAAGCTGCGCGAGGAGTTCTGGACCAACGTCAAGATTCCGGGAAGCGGCGACGAGTTCAACAAGATGCTCGAGGTCGCCGGCCGTCTGGCCGACTTCCTGGAGCTGGCCGAGCTGATGGCCAAAGACGCGTTGAACCGTGATGAGTCGTGCGGCGGGCACTTCCGCGAAGACCACCAGACCCCTGAGGGTGAGGCCAAGCGCGACGATGAGAACTTCTGCTACGTGGCGGCCTGGGCTTACAAGGGCGGCGACGCCGCTCCTGAGTTGATCAAGGAGTCGCTGGAGTTTGAGAACGTGGAGCTGAGCACCCGCAGCTACAAGTAA
- the clpA gene encoding ATP-dependent Clp protease ATP-binding subunit ClpA, giving the protein MIQKDLEIALFAAVREAKQRRHEYLTLEHLLYVLCYDETTRRILRQVGVDIDRLTGDLDGFLDENLDKLPAEFNAEPVQTVAFQRVMQRAIMHVRSSGQTEVNGGNVLVALFSEPDSHAVFFLENQNVSRLDVVSYISHGVSRLDDEERPGSFDEEPEWDDSPPRMEEEEDGEGVQNPLENYCTNLVERARRGRIDPLIGRDSEIERTVQVLCRRRKNNPVFVGDPGVGKTAVAEGLARRIAHGQVPSVLDDAEIWSLDLGGLLAGTKFRGQFEQRLKAVIKALQKRKNAILFIDEIHTIVGAGATSGSTMDASNILKPALGDGSLRCIGSTTHEEFRKSFDRDRALARRFQKIDVIEPSVEETREILRGLKRHYEAFHDVVYTDEAIDLAADLAAKHITERALPDKAIDVIDEAGARHRIHRAELPTNIIDAEHIEDVVAKIARIPQLKVQGSEKDRLHQLRTALKETVYGQDDAIDAVVTAVKMSRAGLTRPDKPVGSFVFAGPTGVGKTEVARQLATALGIGFVRFDMSEYMERHAVSRLIGAPPGYVGYDQGGLLTEAIRKTPHAVLLLDEIEKAHPDIFNVLLQVMDNAKLTDNNGREADFRNVILIMTSNAGAHEMAQNVVGFNQRIDVSRGNKALEKTFAPEFRNRLDNVIVFQPLPQSVIVRVVDKFIDELEFQLSDRNVRVTLDDDARIWLAERGYDEKLGARPLARVIQEHIKQPLAEEILFGALQQGGEAQIGVKDGVLSFEFFPDNVAEAALANESN; this is encoded by the coding sequence ATGATTCAAAAAGATCTCGAAATCGCCCTCTTCGCGGCGGTCCGTGAGGCCAAGCAGCGTCGCCACGAGTATTTGACCCTGGAGCACCTGCTCTACGTCTTGTGCTACGACGAGACCACCCGCCGCATCCTGCGTCAGGTCGGCGTCGACATCGACCGCCTCACCGGCGATCTCGACGGCTTCCTCGACGAGAACCTCGACAAGCTCCCGGCCGAATTTAACGCCGAGCCGGTCCAGACAGTCGCCTTCCAGCGGGTGATGCAGCGCGCGATCATGCATGTGCGCTCCTCGGGCCAGACCGAGGTCAACGGCGGCAACGTCCTGGTGGCCCTGTTCAGCGAGCCCGACAGCCACGCGGTCTTCTTTCTGGAGAACCAGAACGTCAGCCGCCTGGATGTGGTCAGCTACATCAGCCACGGGGTCAGCCGCCTGGACGACGAGGAGCGCCCTGGGAGCTTCGATGAAGAGCCCGAGTGGGATGATTCCCCCCCCCGCATGGAGGAGGAAGAAGACGGCGAAGGGGTGCAGAACCCGCTGGAGAACTACTGCACCAATCTGGTGGAGCGCGCGCGACGCGGGCGCATCGATCCGCTGATCGGACGCGACTCCGAGATCGAGCGCACCGTCCAGGTGCTCTGCCGCCGGCGTAAGAACAACCCGGTCTTTGTGGGCGACCCGGGCGTGGGCAAGACCGCGGTGGCCGAAGGCCTGGCCCGACGCATCGCCCACGGTCAGGTGCCCTCGGTGCTCGACGATGCCGAGATCTGGTCCCTGGATCTGGGCGGGCTGCTGGCCGGCACCAAGTTCCGCGGCCAGTTTGAGCAGCGTCTCAAGGCGGTGATCAAAGCCCTGCAGAAGCGCAAAAACGCCATCCTCTTCATCGATGAGATTCACACCATTGTGGGCGCCGGCGCCACCAGCGGCTCGACCATGGACGCCTCCAACATCCTTAAGCCCGCCCTGGGCGACGGCTCGTTGCGCTGCATCGGCTCCACCACCCATGAGGAGTTCCGCAAAAGTTTTGATCGCGATCGCGCCCTGGCCCGACGCTTCCAGAAGATCGACGTGATCGAGCCCTCCGTGGAGGAGACCCGCGAGATTCTGCGCGGACTCAAGCGCCACTACGAAGCCTTCCACGACGTGGTCTACACCGATGAGGCCATTGACCTGGCCGCCGACCTGGCCGCCAAGCACATCACCGAACGCGCGCTGCCCGACAAAGCCATCGACGTGATCGACGAGGCCGGCGCCCGCCACCGCATCCACCGCGCCGAGCTACCCACCAATATCATCGACGCCGAACATATCGAGGACGTGGTCGCCAAGATCGCACGTATCCCTCAGCTCAAGGTCCAGGGCAGCGAAAAGGATCGCCTCCATCAACTACGCACTGCACTCAAGGAGACGGTCTACGGCCAGGACGACGCCATCGACGCGGTGGTCACTGCCGTCAAGATGAGCCGGGCCGGTCTCACCCGACCCGACAAGCCGGTGGGAAGTTTCGTCTTCGCCGGCCCCACCGGGGTGGGCAAAACCGAGGTGGCCCGTCAGCTGGCCACCGCCCTGGGCATCGGCTTTGTGCGCTTTGACATGAGCGAATACATGGAGCGCCACGCCGTCAGCCGCCTGATCGGCGCCCCTCCCGGGTACGTGGGCTACGACCAGGGCGGGCTGCTCACCGAAGCCATTCGCAAAACCCCGCACGCGGTGCTCCTGCTCGACGAGATCGAGAAGGCCCACCCTGATATCTTCAACGTGCTCTTGCAGGTGATGGATAACGCCAAGCTCACCGATAACAACGGGCGCGAGGCCGACTTCCGCAACGTCATCCTGATCATGACCTCCAACGCCGGCGCGCACGAGATGGCCCAGAACGTGGTGGGATTCAACCAGCGCATTGATGTCTCGAGGGGCAACAAAGCCCTGGAGAAGACCTTCGCGCCAGAGTTCCGCAACCGTCTGGACAACGTAATCGTCTTCCAACCCCTGCCTCAGAGTGTGATCGTGCGGGTGGTCGATAAATTTATCGACGAGCTGGAGTTCCAGCTCAGCGACCGCAATGTGCGTGTCACCCTGGATGATGACGCCCGCATCTGGCTGGCCGAGCGAGGCTACGATGAAAAACTGGGAGCGCGTCCGCTGGCACGCGTGATTCAGGAACATATCAAGCAGCCCCTGGCCGAAGAGATTCTCTTCGGCGCGCTCCAACAGGGTGGCGAAGCCCAGATTGGCGTGAAGGACGGGGTCTTGAGCTTCGAATTCTTCCCCGACAACGTCGCCGAAGCAGCCCTGGCCAACGAAAGCAACTGA
- a CDS encoding succinate dehydrogenase/fumarate reductase iron-sulfur subunit, which produces MHDNTMTVHLKVWRQAGPDVEGRFESYSAEINPHMSFLEMLDVVNEDLIKKGEMPIEFDNDCREGICGTCGCVVNGQAHGLERGTTVCQLHMRSFRDGETIVIEPWRAEAFPVIRDLVVDRGAFDRIISAGGYVSVNTGPKPDANAVKIGKDLSDKAFDSAACIGCGACVAACPNASASLFTGAKITQLALMPQGAPERGRRVRAMVDQMDAEGFGNCSNIGECEAACPKEISLDNIATMKREYLRAMFTDN; this is translated from the coding sequence ATGCACGACAATACGATGACCGTACACCTGAAGGTGTGGAGACAGGCGGGCCCTGACGTCGAGGGGCGATTTGAGTCTTACTCCGCCGAGATCAACCCCCACATGTCCTTTTTGGAGATGCTGGATGTGGTCAACGAAGACCTCATCAAGAAGGGGGAGATGCCCATTGAGTTTGATAACGACTGCCGCGAAGGGATCTGCGGAACCTGTGGTTGCGTGGTCAACGGCCAGGCCCACGGGCTGGAGCGCGGCACGACGGTGTGCCAGCTTCACATGCGCAGCTTCCGCGATGGCGAGACGATCGTCATTGAGCCCTGGCGCGCCGAAGCCTTCCCGGTGATCCGGGATCTGGTGGTGGATCGCGGGGCGTTTGACCGCATCATTTCGGCCGGCGGATACGTTTCGGTGAACACCGGACCGAAGCCCGATGCCAATGCTGTGAAGATCGGCAAGGATCTCTCGGATAAGGCCTTTGATTCGGCGGCTTGCATCGGGTGTGGCGCCTGCGTGGCAGCTTGCCCCAATGCGTCGGCGTCGCTCTTCACCGGCGCCAAAATCACCCAGCTGGCGCTGATGCCGCAGGGCGCGCCCGAGCGCGGGCGTCGTGTGCGCGCGATGGTCGACCAGATGGACGCCGAAGGGTTTGGCAACTGCTCGAACATCGGCGAGTGCGAGGCGGCCTGTCCCAAGGAAATCTCGCTGGATAATATCGCGACGATGAAGCGTGAGTACCTGCGGGCGATGTTCACCGACAACTGA
- a CDS encoding bifunctional aspartate kinase/diaminopimelate decarboxylase, which translates to MATNPSWVVLKFGGTSVSSRGRWETIAEVISERLTEEATGRVMVVCSALSGVTNQLEEIIAQAPRGAHHEVLAAIVQKHLRLGDDLGVDAELLLHEEFSALERLALGASLVGEVSPRVQAQILSCGELMSTRLGAAFVGGLLKEVRWMDARTLLRTVAEPHASLRRRYLSAACEASIDRELQARLAGASERVVMTQGFIASNDAGESVLLGRGGSDTSAAYLAAALQAERLEIWTDVPGMFSANPRQVATARLLKRLDYAEAQELATMGARVLHPRCLGPVREHNIALHIRCTPEPRQEGTVIAAQAVGQGPQVKAVSAKHGVTVISMETLGMWQQVGFLADTFAVFKEHGLSIDMVATSESEVSVTLDPMANALDPAALARLQRDLGRTCKARIVEGCAVVSLVGRQVRSILSQLAPALNVFEEQQIYLVSQSASDLNLSFVVDEAQADRLVSRLHQLLFGEQGPDALFGPSWEELSGRVLPQAPFADAWWRGRRDELLKLAEQGATYAYSPETLRTQAARLTSMASIDRVFFAIKANPNPEILRLLEARGLGFECVSPGEVAHIRELFPQLETGRLLFTPNFAPRREYEQGFEAGAMVTLDNLYPLEAWPEVFEGREVLVRVDPGQGAGHHRYVRTAGPKSKFGVSVEELPRLAELAEQINLKVVGLHAHVGSGVRRAGTWSSTAVFLAQCRAHFPDVRWLNLGGGLGVPERPGQEALDLGAVDASLAEFKKAHPTLELWLEPGRFLVSEAGVLLARVTQLKTKGAYHYVGLETGMNSLIRPALYGAYHAIVNLTRQGEAPEVEAEIVGPICESGDVLGHARWLPRCAEGDVLLLANAGSYGRAMSSRYNLREPAAEVMLPALELGE; encoded by the coding sequence ATGGCGACGAACCCTTCGTGGGTGGTGTTAAAGTTCGGTGGCACGAGTGTGTCGAGCCGCGGGCGGTGGGAGACCATCGCCGAGGTGATCTCGGAGCGCCTGACCGAGGAGGCGACGGGGAGGGTGATGGTGGTTTGCTCGGCGCTCAGCGGGGTGACAAACCAGCTCGAAGAGATCATCGCTCAGGCTCCGCGGGGGGCTCATCACGAGGTTCTGGCGGCCATCGTGCAAAAACACCTGCGCCTGGGAGATGACCTCGGTGTCGATGCGGAACTGCTGCTGCACGAGGAGTTTTCGGCGTTGGAGCGTCTGGCGCTGGGGGCGTCGCTGGTCGGGGAGGTGAGTCCGCGGGTGCAAGCGCAGATTCTGTCGTGTGGCGAGTTGATGTCGACGCGGCTGGGAGCGGCCTTTGTGGGAGGGCTGCTCAAAGAGGTGCGCTGGATGGATGCGCGCACTCTGCTGCGCACGGTGGCCGAGCCCCATGCTTCACTGCGCCGTCGTTATCTTTCGGCGGCCTGTGAGGCGTCCATCGACCGGGAGCTTCAGGCGCGTCTGGCCGGTGCCTCCGAGCGGGTGGTGATGACGCAGGGGTTTATTGCCAGCAATGACGCGGGGGAGTCGGTGCTGCTGGGGCGTGGCGGCAGCGATACCTCGGCGGCCTATCTGGCAGCGGCGTTGCAGGCCGAACGTCTGGAGATCTGGACGGATGTGCCCGGGATGTTCTCGGCCAATCCCCGTCAGGTGGCTACGGCGCGTCTGCTCAAACGTCTGGATTATGCCGAGGCTCAGGAGCTCGCCACGATGGGCGCGCGGGTGCTTCACCCGCGCTGCCTGGGGCCGGTGCGCGAGCATAACATCGCGCTGCACATCCGCTGCACTCCCGAGCCGCGCCAGGAGGGCACGGTGATCGCGGCCCAGGCTGTTGGTCAGGGGCCTCAGGTCAAGGCGGTCTCGGCCAAACACGGCGTGACCGTCATCTCGATGGAGACCCTGGGGATGTGGCAGCAGGTCGGCTTTTTGGCCGATACCTTTGCGGTGTTTAAGGAGCACGGGCTCTCCATTGATATGGTGGCCACCTCGGAGTCGGAGGTCAGCGTGACGCTGGATCCGATGGCCAACGCCCTGGACCCGGCGGCCCTGGCCAGGTTGCAGCGCGATCTGGGACGCACCTGCAAGGCTCGTATCGTCGAGGGCTGCGCGGTGGTCAGCCTGGTGGGCAGGCAGGTGCGCTCGATCCTCAGCCAGCTGGCTCCAGCGCTCAACGTCTTTGAGGAGCAGCAGATCTATCTGGTCTCGCAGTCGGCCAGTGATCTCAACCTGAGCTTTGTGGTTGATGAGGCGCAGGCCGATCGCCTGGTGAGCCGCCTCCATCAGCTGCTCTTCGGGGAGCAGGGGCCCGACGCGCTCTTTGGTCCCAGCTGGGAAGAGCTCAGCGGTCGGGTCTTGCCGCAGGCGCCTTTTGCGGACGCCTGGTGGCGAGGCCGGCGCGATGAACTCTTGAAGCTGGCCGAGCAGGGGGCGACCTACGCCTACAGCCCCGAAACCCTCCGTACTCAGGCGGCGCGTTTGACTTCGATGGCGTCGATCGACCGGGTGTTTTTTGCCATCAAGGCCAACCCGAACCCCGAGATCTTGCGTCTGCTGGAGGCCCGGGGCCTGGGGTTTGAGTGCGTGAGTCCCGGGGAGGTCGCGCACATTCGTGAACTTTTCCCGCAGCTGGAGACGGGGCGTCTGCTCTTTACGCCCAACTTCGCACCGCGTCGGGAGTACGAGCAGGGCTTTGAGGCCGGGGCGATGGTGACCCTGGATAACCTCTATCCGCTGGAGGCCTGGCCCGAGGTCTTTGAGGGGCGCGAGGTGCTGGTGCGGGTCGACCCGGGGCAGGGCGCCGGGCATCATCGTTACGTGCGCACGGCCGGTCCGAAGTCGAAGTTCGGCGTCAGTGTCGAGGAGTTGCCGCGCCTGGCCGAGTTGGCAGAGCAAATCAATCTGAAGGTGGTGGGCCTGCACGCGCACGTGGGGAGCGGGGTGCGCCGGGCCGGGACCTGGTCGTCGACGGCGGTGTTTTTGGCGCAGTGTCGCGCGCATTTTCCCGACGTGCGTTGGCTTAACCTGGGGGGCGGCCTGGGGGTGCCGGAGCGCCCCGGCCAGGAGGCGCTCGACCTGGGAGCGGTCGATGCCTCGCTGGCGGAGTTCAAAAAGGCCCACCCGACGCTGGAACTCTGGCTGGAGCCGGGGCGTTTTCTGGTCTCGGAGGCCGGTGTGCTGTTGGCCCGGGTCACCCAGCTTAAAACCAAGGGAGCCTATCACTATGTGGGGCTGGAGACGGGCATGAATTCGTTGATTCGCCCCGCGCTCTACGGGGCCTATCACGCCATCGTGAACCTCACCCGTCAGGGCGAAGCGCCTGAGGTTGAGGCGGAGATCGTGGGCCCCATCTGTGAGAGCGGCGACGTGTTGGGTCACGCGCGCTGGTTGCCGCGCTGTGCCGAGGGAGACGTGCTGCTGCTGGCCAATGCCGGTTCATATGGTCGCGCGATGAGCTCACGCTACAACTTGCGCGAGCCGGCCGCCGAGGTGATGTTGCCGGCGCTGGAGCTCGGGGAGTGA
- a CDS encoding SUMF1/EgtB/PvdO family nonheme iron enzyme → MTTSVICTQCGARNLATQQVCRRCKAPLGEEVVTTATVRGTPTSTLLQERWAVLGQGAGQGKERWQAGHDVERRRPVMLQGYACAEGEQEVVRAHAAEYQALRHPALLEVCAVVRGEEGVWVIYDWPPGARLDEWLVTQDVVPLWIALQLFEDLIEGLRAMHGAGFRHGRLEPSRVLICEQMEGRLGASLSGVWLGPDAPSPGGDYRAAGAILLRMLGGDGRAGAIADGLDALKERVSGDARGALRELLEGLLDEDSPGRLDNPRTILEAVARVRALLGAEVMCAVEGGPFVRGSREDDPDARREEMPAASVEVAAFFIDRAPVSAAQFYAFAIATGRKLDPEWFQFNAPRGAGELPVVHVTWREARDYARWAGKRLPTEAEWEKAARGTDGRTYPWGDAPPVPELALYGQNPAPGVCGERPAGRSPYGVEDMAGNVFEWVGDWYEGDYYSQAPPRDPGGPRRGTKKVLRGGSFAHPAFALRCATRGRYAPEERRANHSFRCVWSLREPQPR, encoded by the coding sequence AACCTGGCAACGCAGCAGGTCTGCCGGCGATGTAAGGCGCCGCTTGGCGAGGAGGTTGTGACCACGGCGACGGTGCGGGGCACGCCGACCTCTACGTTGCTTCAGGAGCGGTGGGCGGTGCTCGGGCAGGGCGCCGGACAGGGGAAGGAGCGCTGGCAGGCCGGCCACGATGTGGAGCGACGGCGGCCGGTGATGCTCCAGGGATATGCGTGTGCGGAGGGGGAGCAGGAGGTGGTGCGGGCTCACGCGGCGGAATACCAGGCGCTTCGTCACCCGGCGTTGCTTGAGGTCTGCGCGGTGGTACGCGGCGAGGAGGGCGTGTGGGTGATTTACGACTGGCCTCCCGGGGCTCGTCTCGATGAGTGGCTGGTCACGCAAGACGTGGTGCCTTTGTGGATCGCGTTGCAACTCTTTGAGGACCTGATCGAGGGGCTGCGGGCGATGCACGGCGCGGGGTTTCGTCACGGGCGCCTGGAGCCCTCGCGTGTGTTGATCTGCGAGCAGATGGAGGGACGGCTGGGGGCGAGTTTGAGCGGGGTGTGGTTGGGGCCCGACGCGCCGAGCCCCGGCGGGGACTATCGGGCCGCCGGGGCCATCCTGCTGCGGATGCTCGGCGGCGATGGTCGGGCGGGAGCGATCGCGGATGGGCTTGATGCGCTAAAAGAGCGGGTAAGCGGGGATGCCCGGGGGGCGCTTCGGGAGCTGCTGGAGGGGCTTCTGGATGAAGATTCTCCGGGGCGGCTCGACAACCCTCGAACGATTCTGGAGGCGGTCGCCCGGGTGCGCGCTTTACTGGGGGCCGAGGTGATGTGCGCGGTGGAGGGTGGGCCCTTTGTGCGCGGGAGTCGTGAAGATGATCCGGATGCGCGTCGCGAGGAGATGCCCGCGGCCAGCGTGGAGGTCGCGGCGTTCTTTATTGATCGCGCGCCGGTGAGCGCCGCGCAATTCTACGCCTTTGCCATCGCGACCGGTCGTAAACTCGATCCGGAGTGGTTTCAGTTCAACGCTCCCCGGGGAGCCGGGGAGTTGCCGGTGGTGCACGTCACCTGGCGCGAGGCTCGGGATTACGCGCGGTGGGCCGGCAAGCGCTTGCCCACCGAGGCTGAATGGGAGAAAGCCGCTCGGGGCACCGACGGTCGCACCTACCCCTGGGGGGATGCACCACCTGTGCCGGAGCTCGCGCTCTATGGTCAGAATCCGGCGCCGGGGGTGTGCGGTGAGCGCCCGGCGGGCAGGAGCCCTTACGGCGTGGAAGACATGGCCGGCAACGTTTTTGAGTGGGTGGGGGACTGGTATGAAGGGGACTACTACTCCCAGGCGCCGCCCCGGGATCCGGGCGGACCTCGTCGGGGCACCAAAAAAGTCTTGCGCGGCGGGTCATTTGCTCATCCGGCGTTTGCGCTGCGCTGTGCCACCCGCGGTCGCTATGCTCCGGAGGAGCGGCGGGCGAATCACTCTTTTCGTTGCGTGTGGTCGCTGCGCGAGCCGCAGCCGCGATGA